The nucleotide sequence TCGAGGGCCGGCCCCAGCACCGTCCCGCCGTCCGCGTCCAGGTCCAGCAGCGCCCGCGTCATCGCCGCCCGCCCCCCGTCGGTGACCGGCTGCAGGGGGAACACCGTCCGCGGTGCGTCGGCGAACGCGATCATGCCGATCCGGTCGCCGGGGGCGGCGCGGCGCAACAGCTCGCGGGCGGCGCGCTTCGCGCGCTCGAGGCGGGCGGGGGTGCCCTCGTCCATCGAGCGGGAGCGGTCGACGACCAGCATCATCGCCAGGTCCGGTGGGGCGTCGGGCGGCGCGACGTCGCTGTCGACGGGGAGGACGCCGTCGATGGGGCTGCGGTACCACCCCCCGAGCGCGAACGCGTTCGGTCCCCCCAGCATCGCGAGGCCGCGCCCCGCCTCGACGAACGCCGTCACGGCGCGCGCCTGCGCGTCGCTCCACGGCTCCGCCGGCCCCCCGATCACGAGCGCGTCGGTCGCGAGGGGCGCCCCGACGTCCGCGACGCTCGCGCGGACGACCTCCAGGCCCGCCGCCTCGAGGGGGCCGGCCCACGGCTCGGCGTCGACGAGCGTGACGCGGGGCGGCGTACGGAGCGCCACGCGGGTCGCCAAGGCGTCGTCGGCGGGCGCCGCGTCGACCCCCATGGCGTCGCCCGGCCCCTCCGCGGCGACGTCGCCCGGGGCGTCGGAACCGTCGCCGTCGGGGTCGGCGGGGACCAGGACCGCCTCCACCCGCACCGCGTCGTCGGCCGCATCGTCGTCGGCCGCATCGCCGTCGCTCGCACCGTCCTCCGTCGCGTCGGCGGGGGGGACGGCGGGAAGGGGCGCAGCCAGACGCCAGGCGTGCGCGCCCGCGTCGGTCGGGACGGCTCGGCGGGCGACCTCGCGCCCGTCGACCCGGAGGACGACGTCGGCGGCGCCGTCCGGTCGGCCCTCGCGCCGGACGACGACGCGGACGTCGATCGTGGTGCCGGGATCCGCGACGGCGGGCGCGTCGAGGGCGTCGACCCGCACGTTGGGGAGCGAATCGACCGCCAGCACGTCGACCGGCACGTCCGGCCAGGGGCCGTCCCGTCCGTCGGTGTGGCGCCCGTCGCCGACCAGCAGGACCCGGCGGGCGTCCCCCGCCGTCGCGGCGCGGAGCGCCGCCCCGACGTCGCTGCGGCCCGGTCCGGCCTCCGCCACCGCCGCCCGCCAGCGCGCGTCGCGCTCCACGGGGGACGTCGACGGTGCCGGGCTCGGCAACGCTACGGGGCGGTCCCCGGCGACGACGACGTCGACGTCGCGCCACGCCCCCGCCGCCGTCGCCGCCTCCCACACGAGGCGTGCGGCGGCGCGTCCCGAATCGCCGACGTCGAGGACGACCGACGCGGCCGGCGTACCGCCGAACCGCGGGCCGGCGAGGGCCAGGACGAGGGCCAGCAGCGTCGCGCGGCGCGCCGCCCGACCGGGCCGCGGCACGAGGCCGGCCACGAGCCAGACGATGGGCGCGAGCAGCAGCCAGGCGGGCGACGTGAACGCGCCGTCGAGGAGCACCTGCGCATGCTACCAACGGCTCCGCGCCCGCCCTGGCGCGGTGCTACCGTGCGGGCATGGACGCGCCAGAGGAGGCCGCGCCGCCCGGGTGGGCGTTCGAACGCCGCTTGTGGGCCGCGGGGCACGCCGCCGTCGCAGGGATCGACGAGGCGGGCCGCGGGGCGCTGGCCGGACCGATCGTCGCGGCCGCCGTCGTCCTGCCGTACGGCCCGCACCCCTACCGCGACAGCAAGACCGTCACGGCGCGACGTCGCGTCGCGTGGGCGGCGTCGATTCGCGCCACCGCGATCGCGTGGGGCGTCGGGTTCGTCGACGCCGCCGACGTCGACGCCCTGGGGGTGCCCGACGCCACCCGCGAAGCGGCCCGGCGGGCGCTCGCGGCGTTCCCTCGACCCCCGACCGCGCTGGTGACCGACCACCTGACGCTGCCGGGACCGTGGACGGTGCTGGCGCCCCCCCGCGCCGACGGCGCCAGCCTGCAGGCGGCCGCCGCCAGCGTCCTGGCGAAGACCGCCCGCGACCGCTGGATGGCGGAGGTCGCCGAGGCCCGCTGGCCGGCGTACGGGTTCGCGCGGCACAAGGGGTACGGCGTCGCCGCCCACCTCGAGGCGTTGCGGACGCACGGCCCGTGCGAGGTGCACCGGCGCCGCTTCGCGCCGGTCGCGCGCATGCCGCCGTTCTCCGGAGCGGAGTCCGGACGCGGGGCGTGACGTCGCGGGCCGTGGCGCGATAGCCTGTCCACCGGAGGTCCACGTGCAGAGTTGCATCGGCGTTCGTTTCGACAACGGACCGAAGATCCACTGGATGGACGCGAGCGGCGTGGCGGACGCCGCCCCCCCGGTCGGGACCCGCTGCATCGTGCGCAGCCGCCGAGGCGTGGAGGTCGGCACGGTCCGTACCGAACCCCGCCCGCGGGAACGGAGCGCCGGCGAGGTGCTCCGCGCGGCGCACGACGAGGACCTGGCGAGGGCGCAGCGCTTGGCGCAGAAGGCGGAGGACCTGACGTGGTTGCTGCGGGCGCGCGCCCGGCAGGAGGGCGTTCGCCTGAAGATCGTGTCGCTCGAGTTCACGCTGGACGAGGCGGCGTTGGCGGTGCAGTACACCGCGGAGAACCACCCGTCGTTGCGGGGCCTCACGCAGGAGCTCGCGCGCCATACCGGCGCGCGGGTGGAGTTCGTGAACGTCGGGCCGCGCGACGAATCCCGGATCCTCGGGACGCTCGGGGCGTGCGGGACGGGATCGTGCTCGTCGACGTGGATGCAGAGCTTCAACTCGGTGTCGATCCGCATGGCCCGCGACCAGCAGCTGCCGCTCAACCCCGAGAAGATCAGCGGTCCCTGCGGGCGGCTGATGTGCTGCCTGCAGTTCGAGCACCCGACCTACAAGGAACTGTTGGGGCGCCTCCCGAAGCGCGGGGGGAAGGCCTGCCACACCGACACCGGCGCGTGCGGGAAGGTCGTCAAGCTCGATCCGTTGCGCGGCACCGCCGACCTCAAGACCGACGACGGGTACCTCGAGGGCGTCCCCGCCGACAAGCTCGAGCGACCCCACAAACGCTGACGCCCGCGCCACGCCGCCGGCGGCGCCGTGGACGCCTCATGCGACGGCGGCGCGCAGGCGCAGCACGAGCGTCGTGGCGACGACGTCGGTCCCGACGTACGCCCGCGCCGCCTCGTCCGCTTCGCGGACCGCGGCGAGCGCGGCCGGGTAGGCCGCCGGCGCCGTGCGGCGCACCGCCTCCAGCAGCCACGCGTCCGCCTCGTCGGGCGCGATCTCGCGTTTCGCTCGCGCCCACGCTCGGCCTGCCTCCAGCGCCGCGTCGAGCGGTCCGGGGAGGGCGGCGGCGAGGGCGTCGGCGGCGTCCCGAAGGCCCCGGGTGCGTTCGGGGTCGGCGGCGTCGCTGCGCAACCAACCGAGCTGACCCGTCCGGAGCGCCGGGTGCGGTGCGGCGTCGGCGTACCCGTCGACGGGTGGGGCGGCGAAGCGCACCGGCGTACAGCGCGACGCCAACGTCGGGAGCAACGCCCCGACGCTCGGGGCGATCAGCACGATCCGCGCCCACGAGGGCGGCTCCTCGAGGAGCTTCAAAAAGGCGTTGCCGGCCGCCTCGTTCAGGGTCTCCGCGCCGTCGAGGATCGCGACCGACGTCCCGTAGCGGGGGCGGGCCCGGATGCGGGGGGCGAGGGGGTCGGGGTCGGCGGACGGGCCGTCCCGCCGCACGAGTTGGTCGATGCGCAGCATCGGCGTGAGCGCCGCCCGGCCCCCCTTCGTTTCCGCGGCGGGGGCCTTCACGACGACGTCGGGGTGGTGTCCGGCGGCGTGCAGCCGGCAGCTTTCGCAGCGCCCGCAGGGGGCGTCCGCGCCCTCGAAGCGGACGGCGTCGCACGTCGCCCAGCGCGCCCACCAGAGGGCGGCGGTGCGACGCCCGATGCGGGGCGGCCCGACGAACGCGAAGGCGTGCCCCTCGGCGCGGCGGAGGTACGCGAGCGCCTCGGCGTGCCCGCGGACCTCCGCCGCGACCTCCGCCACGCCCGGGGTGGGGCCGGTCTCGTCGCTCACAGGCCCTCCGCGAGGCGCGCGGCGAACCGTTCGGGGTACCCCGCCGCGCGGACCGCGCTCGCCGTCGCCTCCACGTCGTAGGGCACGCGGACGCCCTCGAGCCGGCAGGGGGCACCGACGTCCAGCACGCCGTACGCCGCGCGCGGGTCGCCGTCGCGGGGTTGCCCGACCGACCCGGGGTTGAAGAACCCGCGGGCCTGCGCCGGGACGTCGTACGTCGCGGTCGCGCCCTCGAACGGCACGACCCGCCCGGTGCGGGTTCCGTCCGGACGCTCGACGAACAGCGTCGCGCGGGGGACGTGCGTGTGCCCCACCAACGCCAGCGGCGCGTGGAGGGCGTCCAGGGCCGCGTCGGCGGCCGCGAGGTCGGTCACGTACCGCCACGGGTCGCCGGGCGCCCCGTGGTGCGCTTCGAACGCATCGCCGATCCAGTGCCGGGGAAGGGCCCGGAGCCACGCGACCGAGGCGTCGGAGAGCGCGTCCGCCTGCCGGCGGAGGACGTCGGCGACGTCCGCGTCGAGGGGCGCGGCGGGGGTGCCTCCGTCGCGGAACGTCAGGAGGTCGACGTCGTGGTTCCCGGCGACCGCCACGCTCGGGGCGAGCTCCGCCACCCGTTCGATCACGGCGTCGGCGTCGGGGGCGTACCCGACGGCGTCCCCGAGGAACGCGACGGCGTCGAACCCCCGCCCGTGCGCGTCCTTCAGGACCGCGTCGAGGGCGGCGAGGTTGCCGTGCACGTCACCGATCACGAGATACCGCACGGGGGACGATATCACCGGCCGAACGCGCCCCGGAGCGTGGGCCAGGGGACGGACCCGCGGACCTCGAGGCGCCCCGCCACGGCGTCCGCGGTGCCGGCGACGTCGCCCGTCCACGTCCACGCGGTCGCGCCGCGGTCGTGCCGCCACGCGACCGACGCCCGCCACGGCGTCGGGGACGGTCC is from Trueperaceae bacterium and encodes:
- a CDS encoding VWA domain-containing protein, which codes for MLLDGAFTSPAWLLLAPIVWLVAGLVPRPGRAARRATLLALVLALAGPRFGGTPAASVVLDVGDSGRAAARLVWEAATAAGAWRDVDVVVAGDRPVALPSPAPSTSPVERDARWRAAVAEAGPGRSDVGAALRAATAGDARRVLLVGDGRHTDGRDGPWPDVPVDVLAVDSLPNVRVDALDAPAVADPGTTIDVRVVVRREGRPDGAADVVLRVDGREVARRAVPTDAGAHAWRLAAPLPAVPPADATEDGASDGDAADDDAADDAVRVEAVLVPADPDGDGSDAPGDVAAEGPGDAMGVDAAPADDALATRVALRTPPRVTLVDAEPWAGPLEAAGLEVVRASVADVGAPLATDALVIGGPAEPWSDAQARAVTAFVEAGRGLAMLGGPNAFALGGWYRSPIDGVLPVDSDVAPPDAPPDLAMMLVVDRSRSMDEGTPARLERAKRAARELLRRAAPGDRIGMIAFADAPRTVFPLQPVTDGGRAAMTRALLDLDADGGTVLGPALDRAVAALEASDARRKHVVVLSDGEIDGGRPLAPRGPAPDVVAERARAAGVTISTVAVGDGADVAALRALADAAGGRAYARLGASTLVDVFVREAEAARRSAWRDATGLQVRPHPLVRGLPDPPLGRYVETRARPGAELLWADAGGAPLLAVRRVGVGRTLALTMDAATPDAAVRRWPSFDGWWVDAVRWLASPPADVTATVRTGAAPAALALPPGAPWVEVRRPDAPQERGEAPEPTAVRAAGRAAALQALGPGRWAAPLPPGATGADAVVVSGDRVVAPVRAVVQDPEFGERGGDATLRAIATATGGERLGAWEAWSPPRAPASGGARAALAAVAVAGVLVEAWRRRTATPGG
- the ricT gene encoding regulatory iron-sulfur-containing complex subunit RicT; this translates as MQSCIGVRFDNGPKIHWMDASGVADAAPPVGTRCIVRSRRGVEVGTVRTEPRPRERSAGEVLRAAHDEDLARAQRLAQKAEDLTWLLRARARQEGVRLKIVSLEFTLDEAALAVQYTAENHPSLRGLTQELARHTGARVEFVNVGPRDESRILGTLGACGTGSCSSTWMQSFNSVSIRMARDQQLPLNPEKISGPCGRLMCCLQFEHPTYKELLGRLPKRGGKACHTDTGACGKVVKLDPLRGTADLKTDDGYLEGVPADKLERPHKR
- a CDS encoding metallophosphoesterase family protein, whose product is MRYLVIGDVHGNLAALDAVLKDAHGRGFDAVAFLGDAVGYAPDADAVIERVAELAPSVAVAGNHDVDLLTFRDGGTPAAPLDADVADVLRRQADALSDASVAWLRALPRHWIGDAFEAHHGAPGDPWRYVTDLAAADAALDALHAPLALVGHTHVPRATLFVERPDGTRTGRVVPFEGATATYDVPAQARGFFNPGSVGQPRDGDPRAAYGVLDVGAPCRLEGVRVPYDVEATASAVRAAGYPERFAARLAEGL
- a CDS encoding ribonuclease HII; its protein translation is MDAPEEAAPPGWAFERRLWAAGHAAVAGIDEAGRGALAGPIVAAAVVLPYGPHPYRDSKTVTARRRVAWAASIRATAIAWGVGFVDAADVDALGVPDATREAARRALAAFPRPPTALVTDHLTLPGPWTVLAPPRADGASLQAAAASVLAKTARDRWMAEVAEARWPAYGFARHKGYGVAAHLEALRTHGPCEVHRRRFAPVARMPPFSGAESGRGA